ggTTGGATGCTCTGTCCAATATGTGAATTATGCATTGTCATTCAAGTTTTCAGTTTGTTGATGATGCGCACATCTACAATGTTGGAAATGCAAAACATTCACCAGAGAGTTGTGACATTTTAACCTTTTCCTAGCAAATAAACTGAAACCTTCTTTCTCTCCCTTATGACAACGATGAACTAGTTTAGTAGTATTATTATCGGTTCATCACCGTCCGAATTAATTGCGATTCGAAATTTTCCACGTCTCATGTCATAAATCTAAAACCGGAGATTCCGTACGCGTCTTCCCTTTTATAATCTTTCTGACTAAAGCAAAACAACAAAccgtttttatataaatttctgaCTAACAAAATTGAGAAAGatgatataatatattttctattacaAGAGCATATTGCTTGGGTGTCTTGTTTTTTTGAGTCGCCCTATCATGCTCGAGTTTCAAGAGAGACCAGAAATAGCAAATGTCCAAacttctatataaaaatataggaaaacaCTAAAAATAGACCTTTAAACAAAACACATGATATATCTATCATAAAGATATTCTCTGAGCAACGGTTGATGTGTTGTCATTTTTTCTCATCTCCAGAAGGAAGCTCGGGAGATGGGAAGAAAAAAATGGTGGTTGTTCCTGAACAACGAGATAAGACACATCAAATCTTTTACGCGGTACGAAGTTAAAGATGAAGAAGCTGCATTGATCTTCCCAAAAGATCCTCCATGGTTCAAGGTATGGATGGTTCCTGTGATGatgctttttattttctttatcgtTGTTGTTATATTAATTTGTCGACGTTGTCAAAATTGTCGCCGTGGCGAAAATTCTCCCAGCATCCATCCTATCTCCCAGAACACCTAGCTAATTTGTTTAGATTTCTTCTTTCTGTCATATGTAAATTGTCCATGGTGCAATATAAATTCTACAGTTTCACCATATATTTCTGAGCAAATTGatctaatgaaaaatataaaagcagTATTCAACAAAATAAGACTAAACGATTCGGAAAGAGAACAGTAAAAATggaataaataacaaaaatgtaagtggaaaaaaaataatttcatttaaatttgaGCAGTGCAGAAGAAATAGTAATAAAACATTCTTACATTGTATATCCATATCTCAAATACATACAACAAACAAATATGACCAATTAAGAATTGCAAATACCCCATTTACTGTTTTTAAGAAAACTTGTTAGGCTGTTAATTTCGGAAAATGTTAGATC
This genomic interval from Brassica napus cultivar Da-Ae chromosome A6, Da-Ae, whole genome shotgun sequence contains the following:
- the LOC106350965 gene encoding uncharacterized protein LOC106350965 gives rise to the protein MGRKKWWLFLNNEIRHIKSFTRYEVKDEEAALIFPKDPPWFKVWMVPVMMLFIFFIVVVILICRRCQNCRRGENSPSIHPISQNT